The following nucleotide sequence is from Acyrthosiphon pisum isolate AL4f chromosome A2, pea_aphid_22Mar2018_4r6ur, whole genome shotgun sequence.
atataaatatgcaaaataatttcaCACAAAagcagtaaaatttaaaaaagtgatATTGTTAGTTTAAGtacagtatttaaatactaaattctgTACTACTGACACTTTTATTGTACACCAtcgtgttaatatattttggtcagtcaatattaaacaataaataggtttattatgcataataaaattaagcaatataagtataaaatccAATTGGTTTACGCTTTTagaaaaaatcacaatttaatttagttgCTATATGTACTttccttataaaattaaaattaatgtaggtatataatataaaataattgatgaaacttaattaaataacaataatataatgatttaaataataatttgatgtataAATGAAGTCACctgtgaaaaaatttaaaactaaaccaTCGTTTAAgcgataatttttaacaataatttcctGTAGTCTCCAGAGGTATCTccctaaaaaatatagaatacatttataaaaacgaCTTCTTTACgtaacattaaacaataaaagtaaaaaatataaacaaaaaacttaCGGTTACCCACGACTCCAAACTTTTACCATACTTCTTTTCGAACACTTGTTTGATGTCTCCTAGGTCGATTTCTGATCTGGACACGACGATTCTTATAAGTGTTTTGTCGTCTGTTCCCAAGCCGGCCATACTCTTGTGTAAACGTTCCGCGAAGAATTCGACTTTACTCTTCACACACTTCACTGAAAATTCAATGcgcacaattattttaatgtaggtatgaCACATATTATGAGAAGAAGCGAAGAATAAACCACCAGAACAGTCATGGAATGCAGGAAACCGGCAGGGAAAAGGCCTCTAGGCAGACCGAGGAAGAGGTGGTAGACGTAGTGATGGCGGCAAACACTCTTTTAGGGTTGTGAAGAAGAATAAGAAGAAGGTATGACACATAAAAACatcatataggtattgtatttgtTATAGATTACTTCATTTTTTGtagagtattataaaaaaaggataaatattttgtctgagataaaaaataattattcgtacCCAGGGACAGTAGGCCCATGCAAATATCTCCGGAAAATTCGCTTTTGATTGATTCTTCCAAGTCCTTAGACGCTAATTTTTCATACTCCACAAATACGCGCCTCAAATGCTGGTAACTTTTAGTAACCAAAATCCTGTTGAATTCAGATTCGTCCGTGccccattttattttttctcctgCGTTGTACAAAGCCTCGGCATCTATACGCGCCGCGTTCTCATCAACAGTAGGCGTTTCATCTCGATTTccctgaaaaattaaatttttcattctATACTCGAACAATTGTAAAccaatatcaattaataattaattctgaTAAGAAAATCGacaagaatttaataaatgaaaaaacaagAGATGATTCTTTTATACTAGATGTGGTTGATAGTTTTGAGATAGACGCAGTTTGCTACTTACTACTATactacttacttacttacttagtGTTGTCTTATTCTGCGGATGGCCGCGGAATAGACGTgccttataaattgtattacaatattctattatgatttatgaagttGAATTTAGGTCTTATAAAATCATTTCgtaaataaaattctatataaccATTTAATGCGTATTGCGTATATACCggtataaatgtatgttttaatacACTTTCACaaaagtacctattttgtaaaatatgtgcctgtatagtgtatatactataaattatatatattattaatatattcaatatagataatacttatagttctgtaatattattcaataataatataaatattaggtataaatattggATAATAGTTTACATATAATGAGGAATACGTGTCTGAAATCTGAATGTCCATAATGTATTCataagaccatattattataggagtataatacctacatagcCAGATTGCCTCATGACCAAACCAAACACCTacacgttaaaataatatgtttaatcacAATCATAGTCGATAATAATCTTAACTCTCCGACCATGCCAAATGCCAATAATGACCCTTCTTCCTCTTCCTCTAAAATGTGAGCCTATAGTTTCCATAAagcactttattattttttatattcatttctaAAGGGTTTTTTCcgtactgtaaaaaaaaaataataataatttaactacgGGTGACCACAATAATTTTACAGTGTGATCGGTTTCAATGAAAATGTTTGTgtgaaaaaaattgcattaattaaaaactgtgaCTCACTCCAAGCATCCATAATATGCGTCATACTATGCGTATCTGGGCTCTTTATTACTTGCGCATTAAAtaagtatctataaaatattttaataactatgtttattttagatatacatacatttctctatttcaatatttactaTCTGTATAATTACCCATTGgtgacatcataatattatcgtgtacaGTTTACAACTAATGCAGTCCTATGATTATTACACTATATACagaattggtaggtacctaccaatacaatatacaaaccaAGTGttgtaaattttaacaaaaaatcgAGCaaaggttattaattatattgtaaatacctacctactatctTTAGTTAATAAATGATTGGAACctatttatttgtcatatatTCTCCAAagcaaaattatgaaaaataaagtacaatatCAATGatgtacttaataaaaatataatctcatATAgggtagatacataataataattagaattataaaatatgtattattaaattatcttacCATACTTAAAGATACGCAAAGACGTTTGAAATGGCCCGATGTATCACCTTTAATATCCTTCTCGAGATTATGTCCATAAACTGAaaccataatacattaatttatatcgtTAGTAAAAGTCTGATGttcaaaaaactataatttaataatattattatagtacctcaAAATACGTAACGTatactcaatatattttaatagtaataggtatgcaatttcaaaataaatagttttgattGGAAAAAAAGCAGTCCACGAATCGCTAGTAATGCATGTGCatatgtgataataattatcgagattatttttaaataagtctgCAAATAATATACTGCACAAGTCTGGGATATCGTGTTACTTTCCAATTCTAAAATGTCCGACATACCAGTGGTATTACAAGAATGACGGTGATAAGGTGTAGAAATAGCTGTTTTAAATTCCTCGTTCTATTTTAGCCGTATAAGATAAACATGTGTTCAATAGTTACtacacatacacataatatgagtatataagtatattatattgttgagaCATCGAGTGGTAATGTGGTATATAAAGCATAAACGGATCAAAGAACGTGGATTTAACCGATCATACATTCGTTGGAGAATAATATGGTTCTATCGCATGGGACTCGAATACGACCGTTACTAACGATTCGTTAGTTTAAGTAGATAGAtcggtacctaatatttttatttttaaaacaacacatatctggtttaaaataaatatacctatacaataatttaggtactattattcgtaggtaagtacttcttatacatattttaattgcgttttaactatattatgatatatatactgatataatatgtacgatgcAGCAGCTGgtatacttacaagttacaactataAACAActgtatataactataatatacagcaaTATTAAGTGTTGTGAATGCGGCTGTTctgacaatataaatataaaatataatatgcctattgtataatttaagtacgaaaaaatatattataaaaaaaaccactcgcaccgtagttaaaattttaaatacctactgatgtaaaaataattgtatattatacaactacctCGCTATACCTAAGATATAGATACAGCTACAGTAAATAACTGAAGtcgaaaaaagtttaaatttataagtattcatGCCATATACGTGGGttagatattaaacatataggCACATTCCACGGGGTAGAGGAGCGGCCTTTCGGTTAATTTTCATAGTTTCAAATGGACGGCGTGACCATATATTGTAAATTCGTAATGATGTCCGGTAATTTTATTACGGCTCTAAAAAAACAAACGCGACAGGACGTTCGTTCGTGCAATACtttcatcaattattattattattacgtataatgtataatattatactctatacaaTATAGCTTGTGTAGTTGTGTATGTGCGTccgttcaaaaaataaaaaagtggttACTCATTATACAGACAACTGGTTCTCGTGAATgggtttttaagtttttattttcattaatgaaattaattacgTTTTCGTGTGCAGAAATCTAACacgaatgatattataatacaatatgtattttatgttgtcCAAAAACGACAGATgtcgtaatataaaatattattaggcatgtgaaaatgtaaaatactcgTCAAAGGTCGATGTACATTTGACAGCGATTGTTGAAAAGCGCAAACAATCAAAAacgtgatttaaaaaatatcataatataatatacctatataggtaatcgAAATAACGAATCAGTCAATACCAAATAAGGTGACAGCGTTTAGATATAAATTAGGGTAGGTACAGAATTTTACTTTCGTACACTATTTCACAAACCGACAtgcaataaactatatatatttatgttgctgtattaaataatgtattaatatatattatatttatatacataactaAGTTGAAGTTTAAAtgctatatattttactataatttatgttttcgaAACAATATTCATGGTTAAaccattatttatgtataatataatattatcatttatattttgccagtttttttctaaaaaattaccAGCTAATTATAAGTATTGAGTTATCTAGATAATGATGCCAACTAAATACAAATTCATTAAGTTTTTCAGTATTCATTAAATCGTTAATCAGACGTTAAATGccttacatataattatatattataactattggcATAAAACATTAACTGTGGTCTTTAAAATTctcattattatgattatttcaaaCTCTATTTGACAAGAAGGTCAAGTTTGGAGAACatattttgaacaataaattatatgaagaaaaagtatttttgaaagTATCTCGAGTTGGCTTATCCCGACTCCCACCAAGAAGATGAATAGTACCATCATCGTTCTACTTCAAGGGTACACAAGCTAATAGCTAATAGCTATACAGGAACAACTATTTGGTCAAAAGTCATTAACcatattacaaacatttacgtgttgataatacaattaaattagtacaataatatcattttaatttggattttacGATGTGTTGATGTAAATTTTAGGGAATTTGAATATTGATGAATGTATGATACTATTTGAAACTTCCAGTTTGACAAgacgttatatttataaacatttctgaaatgaatatatagttttaaatgatGTGATGACGAAAACATTAAaacttatatcattatatcatttccaataaatataaacacagactataaatctttttatttttaaataaataatattatgtaaatatatatttacaactttaataaagataaatccaataaatataattgttgtaaaatttatattttatataaatttgtgaCTTGTGACTAGAAAAATAACAGACCTACTAATATTtgaactatgtaaaaaaataaaataatacaaaaataattatagttatagataTACAGGATACCGCAACGGAGTGCTGGTCCACTGGACAGTCACTATACTGTCGTTATGTCGCTCAATATACTCGACCAGTTCCGTGtaactgtattataaattataatcataaattaaaaccaatgataaattattaaaattttggttGTGGCTAGGTTATCCCAAAATGGTcagttttatcaaaaacaagtaagtacctatgtttttcaatttttttaagtacgtttatatatttaaatttgtaacatgttaataaatagttacttttaaaaaaccaTATCTGTGTCACGATTTTAAgaaaagtataggtactcaatgtttaatgccccccccccaaaaaaaaaaaaaaaaaatatttttccaaaggAGGATTGCAGTGCAAAGAAAAAATACACACTGCAAGCGCTGTGCTTAGTATCTAAAattagaacaataataaatatcaaaactgcaacgaaattaataatgtcaaatgtcaattgattttttaaccGCCATGCGAGTACTtggaaaaaacaaatgtttaaattcattagtcattaaacataatatatttaaacaataaaagtcTAAATGCGCTAAATTATTGATTGATAACAAcggcaataatatataatatgctattaattctcaatgtttattgtttttatatatttagtactaaaaaaaaaatgtatctgtcCCTTGTGTAGAAACGAGTATCATTTagattaggtataggtatgtagATAATTTACGACTATCCCAATGTCATCATGGTGTAAATTCTTTGGGacataataaaaaacttaatactAACTAAGtatgattttcttttttaatgttGATTACATCATCAAacgtagaatataaaataaaaacattgccTAAATAGAATAGAAAAATTATCGCATATGCTGTATTTCAAGCAAGTTTCAgattgttaaatttgttttgataataatttccttataggtataataaatattgatattatgtttaatgtttatatattatgcactcgATAGTGTATAAAATTCGAATTTCATAAAATTGcaaatttcaatattagtatcaaaaatcaaaaatatagatTTCACCAATTAACATATaactggtacctatatagggtTACATATATGCATAAGTAAATTGAGGATCGTAATATCCATGATTGGTAACTACCTAATTTTCCCAAACGGTCTTTCCATTTTAATTAATCTGATTACTTACGTTTTTCGTAACATTCGGATACTGTCCGTACACCAAAATTGCTCAAGGTACACAATATCTCAACGAGCACTTCCTCGTGGGTGCCTATTCCGGAGATAGCGTCATGCAACTCCTTTGCATACAAGTCCGGAAGTGGCGTCATCATGGCCAACACGGTGTCCTCGAAGTGTCCacttagttcattttttaattcttttttcaGATCCTAAACATTGTTTTCATCGTGATAACATACActatatgttaataaattataatccacaCTCTAACGATAACAcccaaaatgtaaaattttaaaatttaatttatttttacctttccGTACAACGTCTTGAAGGCCTCTGCGATTTCAATGCGCTGCACAACGCCTCGATTTGCGATCACATCAATTATGACTTTTTGGTCACATCCAAAGCCTTTCATTGCCTTTTTAAGAGCAATCGCATCTTCTTTTGCATCAAAATTTGGTGATGCAAATACAGTAGGAGTacacttcaaaaaaattaaaaataagaaggtTACcgattgaaaatattgttattataattcctATTTATCATATGGTTAAACATTTTAGTCCAATgataaaataccaataattaCTATGCCACAATGCATTAAAGCATCAATGTATTAGCGATTTA
It contains:
- the LOC100168833 gene encoding annexin B9: MANYVSSKCTPTVFASPNFDAKEDAIALKKAMKGFGCDQKVIIDVIANRGVVQRIEIAEAFKTLYGKDLKKELKNELSGHFEDTVLAMMTPLPDLYAKELHDAISGIGTHEEVLVEILCTLSNFGVRTVSECYEKLYGHNLEKDIKGDTSGHFKRLCVSLSMGNRDETPTVDENAARIDAEALYNAGEKIKWGTDESEFNRILVTKSYQHLRRVFVEYEKLASKDLEESIKSEFSGDICMGLLSLVKCVKSKVEFFAERLHKSMAGLGTDDKTLIRIVVSRSEIDLGDIKQVFEKKYGKSLESWVTGDTSGDYRKLLLKIIA